The Ranitomeya variabilis isolate aRanVar5 chromosome 7, aRanVar5.hap1, whole genome shotgun sequence genome includes a window with the following:
- the GPER1 gene encoding G-protein coupled estrogen receptor 1, with protein MDVYNTAKPSITCNFSLLELNESYYCNENLTSGGLLDINRHYFIGLLLSCLYTILLFPIGFIGNIVILVVNIRFREKMTIPDLYFINLAAADLILVADSLIEVFNLNEKYYDITILCTFMSLFLQINMYSSIFFLTWMSFDRYIALTKVMKSNIFRTKEHARLSCGLIWMASISATLLPFTAVQVQHSEDGHFCFADVKEIQWLEITLGFIIPFVIIGLCYSLIIRVLIKAHKNPNLRPRRQKALRMIVVVVLVFFICWLPENVFISIGLLQNPDRQQDNESFRHSHPLTGHIVNLAAFSNSCLNPLIYSFLGETFRDKLRLYIKDKRSMSALNRFCQASLKSVIPDSTEQSDGKYNSGV; from the coding sequence ATGGATGTATACAACACGGCAAAGCCATCAATTACATGCAATTTCTCATTACTGGAGCTCAATGAATCATATTATTGCAATGAAAACTTGACCAGCGGTGGCCTTCTGGACATCAACAGGCATTATTTCATCGGGCTCCTCTTATCTTGCCTCTACACCATTCTTCTTTTCCCTATAGGATTCATTGGAAACATCGTGATTTTAGTCGTAAACATCCGTTTCCGAGAAAAGATGACCATCCCGGACTTGTATTTCATCAACTTAGCCGCGGCCGACCTCATCCTGGTGGCGGACTCCCTAATTGAAGTGTTCAATCTGAATGAGAAATATTATGATATTACCATACTCTGCACCTTCATGTCGCTCTTTCTACAGATCAATATGTACAGCAGCATATTCTTCCTTACGTGGATGAGTTTTGACCGATATATCGCACTGACCAAAGTGATGAAATCCAATATATTTCGAACTAAAGAGCATGCGCGACTGAGCTGCGGACTGATCTGGATGGCCTCCATATCGGCCACCTTGCTGCCATTCACTGCAGTCCAAGTGCAGCACTCGGAGGATGGTCACTTCTGCTTTGCGGATGTCAAAGAAATCCAATGGTTGGAAATAACACTGGGGTTTATCATTCCATTTGTGATTATTGGTCTCTGCTATTCCTTGATTATTCGGGTGTTGATCAAGGCGCACAAGAACCCAAACCTGAGGCCAAGGAGGCAAAAGGCGTTGAGGATGATTGTGGTGGTCGTCTTGGTCTTTTTTATCTGCTGGCTACCGGAAAACGTATTTATTAGTATTGGACTCCTGCAAAACCCGGACCGACAGCAGGACAACGAATCTTTCAGGCACAGCCACCCTCTTACAGGACATATTGTCAATCTTGCCGCTTTTTCTAATAGCTGCCTGAACCCCCTGATTTACAGTTTTCTGGGTGAAACCTTCAGGGACAAGCTTCGACTGTACATCAAGGACAAGAGGAGCATGTCTGCCCTCAATAGGTTCTGCCAAGCATCACTTAAGTCGGTCATTCCGGACAGCACGGAACAGTCTGACGGCAAATATAACAGCGGGGTGTAA